The window GCCGAGCCTGCGGAACTCTTCGGCGCCCTGGCCCAGGACCGCGAGGTTCCACGCGCGGTTGGCCATGAGCGAGCCGAGCAGGACCAGCATCGTCGCGATGCCGATCAGTTCGGCGGCCGGGCCCGGCACGGAGTCGTCGGAGACCAGGCTGCCGACGATCAGGACGGCGGTGACCAGCGCGAAGAGGTCACCCAAGAGCACGCCCGTGCGGTAACGCGGTTCCCAGCCCGCGACCGGCGGGAAGGACGGCTCACCCGCGGGCAGGTCGAGTCTCGGCGTTCGCGCGCGACGCGGCGCCACGGGCGCGGGCCACATGGTCGATCTTCGTCGCGGGAACCCCGTTTGGTCACGCATCGTGTATCCCCCGGTTCAGCCGGTTTGGGCATGCACCGGCACAGGGGCGTCCCCGAGGTCCCTCGTGCCTTCGTCTAAATGTGTTGGACGAGCCACTCGCTCGAACGCTTTGATCGAGCTCTGGCCGCGCTACGTGATTCGTTTCCCTCGCCGGGACCGTTACACGGAGGGTTAGTTTCTTGGTAACCCGTTCGCACGCACAGCCAGTTGCCGCTTGCCTTTCTATACCGTGCGTAGCACTGACCGTTGCCTTTTGTTCACCAGCCGCTGATCAACACCCCAGGTCACAGCGTCGCGGCGAACACTCTCGACAGTCGCATTAGGACAGTTGGCGACCTGACTCACCGTAGGTCCCGCCGTTGATCAACCGGCAAATGATGATCGTCGGTCCATTTCCCGGCCGACGGGCCCGCCGCCTGTTCCGTGATCAGATTTCCCGACCGGCATTCCGGGGGTTGCTCAATTTCGAACCGCCAAGTGCCCGCTTTATGCCCATCCACCAGGACATCCGCAGGCAGAGCCCAGCCCTCCGACGATCACCCGGACGCCTGACCGACGCTCACGCACAGCGATCACAAACCAGAGTTCCGGCAATTACCCGCCCCCTGTGCCTCGCACCACACCCGATCGAGTGGCCCGCGGGCAGATCAACTCACCCGCTCGACCTCCGCCGTTTTGCCCCTCGAGCGCCCGGCAGACGACACGAAGTCCCGGTGAACCCTTCACAAATCGCCCACCGCCGGCCACAAATAGGTAACCCCCATCACATTCACCCATCCGGGGTAAGGCCATTCGGCCCTAACCGCGCCCACGCCCCGAAAAATGCCCCCTCGGGTCCGGCGACGGACCCGGCCTCCACTGGTGGCCGTGGCGGTGCCGGATCCGCCCCCGGGGGGAAACGCAGAACGCCCCTCCCGGATCCCGGGAGGGGCGTTCTGTTCGACACTGTGGCCAGGGGCGGGGTCGAACCGCCGACCTACCGCTTTTCAGGCGGTCGCTCGTACCAACTGAGCTACCTGGCCGTACTACTTGCCTGACCAACACAACCACGATCCCCAAGGGATCGCACCCCGATACCGAAAGGTGCGACCTACCAACAGAACCAAGCTGGTTCCGCCGGCCGCCGCACCGTGGGGGTTGGGGGTTGCCCCCCTGTGCTTCGCCGAGCGCCCCTCTCCATGTTTCCGTGGAGAGGGGCCACCCAAAGCGAGCGACCCAGACGGGACTCGAACCCGCGACCTTCGCCGTGACAGGGCGACGCGCTAACCAACTGCGCCACTGGGCCTTGCTCTACTGCTGTACTGATCAACACTGTACTGCGACTGCACTAGCTACTACGTACTCCCAACGGGATTCGAACCCGCGCTGCCGCCTTGAAAGGGCGGAGTCCTAGGCCGCTAGACGATGGGAGCCCGACCGCTCGGGCGGACCGATCGACTGCGCTTCCAGAGGCTACCGGTTCTGCTTGCTGGTATTCGCTGGGAGCATGGATAGCTTAGGGCACACCCCCTCGGTACTCCAAAACGGGTTATCCATTATGCCTCTGAGCTGCGGAAACGCGGCTTTTCGGCGGCCACGGAGCCGATCAAGCCCCGGGTCGGGCACGACCCGGGACCGCGATCGAGTTCGCGGCGTGCGTCCCGGGCCTTCGGCGCCGCCCCACGCGGGGGGACGACCGGGGCCGGGAACGTCGGAGAAAGCGGCCGGAATTGTCGATCATGTCCGACTCGGAGTGCTTCCCGGACACACGGACAAGATCGACAAAAGAAGGCGTGGAAATTCAGAACTGAATGGTGCTCACAATTCACCCGAACGTCATTGACGACGGTCGCGCGCCGGCCGACGGCCCGCGCGCGACCGGGGTCGGCGACTACCGGCGGACGGCAGGCAGGCCGTCGTCACCTTCCACGAGTCCGAGCATTTCGAGCAGCTCACGGCAGTCGTCGGCGTCGATCGAGCCGCGCGCGACAGCCAGCCTGGCTCGCCGCACCTGCTCGTCGGACACGCGTGCCGAGTCGCCGGACCGCGGCGCAGGCACTCCTGTCGAGAATTGGCCGGACGTGCCGAGGCTGTCCTGCTGAAGAAGGAAGGACCGCACTTCGAGTGACCCGCTCATATCGCCTCCCCGAATTGTTTGGCGTGAGGCTATGAGAGATCTCGTCCCGGTCACAGCCCCCCGGAGAGTGAACCGAGTACACGCCGGGTAGCCGAACGTGATCGATTTTCTTGATCCCTGCCGGGTTTGGCCAGTAGGTCACCAACTTTGGGATCACCTGAACGGCGCAACGAGGCCCCACCCATGTAAACCTTTACCCCCTAGGGGTATCGTTGCCTGCGCGAACCACCATCGTCGAGAGGATCCCTCCGTGTCTGTTCAGACCGTCTACACCGTCACCGGCATGACGTGCGGCCACTGCGCCAGCTCGGTCACCGAGGAGCTCACCGGAATCGAGGGCGTCACCGACGTCGCGGTCGATCTGGCGAGTGGCGCGGTGACCGTCACCAGCGCCACGACACTGGAGCGGGACGCCGTCGTGACCGCGGTCACCGAAGCGGGTTACCAGGTCACGGCCTGATCGCTCCCCCGCGCGGGTTACCTACCGCGAGATTTACCGAGGCGCAAGGCGAACATCAGGTGAACATTTTCCCTCGAATTTTCCCACCTTGCCCCTCCCGCAGGACGAGTGCGCGTGCAACAATCGACTTGCTGACATACCCCCGGTCAGCGCCTGTGGAGATCCCCTCCGGCCCCCGCGTTCCTCCCCCTGGCGCGGGGGCCTCTCCATGTCCGCAGGTCAGCGGCCTGCCCAGCTGGGTTGTCACAGTGGTCACCGCTCGTTAATCACATCGTGTGGTGTGTCGCCCCTCACAGAGGAGGCGGCACCGCAACCGATTCGTTATCCTCTCCCGGTGCCTTTTCCCTCTTTCGGACGCAGCCGTACCGACCTCAAGGCGGTCGGCACCAACACGGGACGCCACCGTCCCCCGCACCGTGAGCAGAGTGAGGAACTCCTGCCCGACGTAGAGCTGGAGAACTACCTCGCGGCTCTCTCCCCCGAATCGGACAACGAGACGACGGCCACCGGCCGCCGCTTCGGCAGCGCCGAGGTCTACCAGCTGCGCTTGTCGCTGATGGCGAACGAGCAGCTGCGCGAACTGGCGGCCTACCGCCAGACCTCCCCGATGGCGCTCGCCCAGGAATGGGTCATGCAGCGCCTGGAGTGGGAGTCGCAGCAACTGCAGCGGTCCTGACACCCACACGCACGAGAGCCCCGGTCGTGGGCGACCGGGGCTCTCGTGTGTGAGGACTAGAGCGGGACGACGTTCGTTGCCTGCGGGCCCTTCGTGCCCTGGCCGACCTCGAACTCGACGCGCTGGTTCTCCTCAAGGGACCGGAATCCCTTGGACTGAATCTCCGAGTAGTGCACGAAGACATCGGCGCCGCCATCATCCTGCGCGATGAATCCGAAGCCCTTCTCGGCGTTGAACCACTTGACTGTGCCCTGTGCCATAAAACCTGCCTCCATCGCAGGAGCTTGGGGCTGCACCATGCAGCCCCGGGCCGCCCTCGGGCGGTGCTCCCGCCCAGTCCGACGAAAGCAGCGCGCCCGCGTTGTCGTTCCGCGAGCGTGGAAAGCACGAACACAGAAGCTACGGCCTGCAGGGCAAAGAATATCGAGATGTCGTGGGCCGCACTACTGCCTGACGGGCACCCCGCTAGCCCAAGCGGGTGATCTACATCGACACGCTCCGAACATCTTCCGGCCGTCCCTGAACCGCCACCCAAAAGCAACAGATGTGACGTGAGTCACACCCCTATTCAGCCAACTTCGAAACCCACTACAGCGTCGTAATGGGTGTCAAGGGGTGCTGGGGGAAGGGAAGCGACATGGGCGGCACGAAACTCTCGGGGAGACGGTGGATTCCCGCCACGCTGGTGGGTGCCGGACTGGTCGCGGTCCTCGCCATGACCGGCTGCACCACGACCGGCGCGGGCACGGCCACCTCCGTGGGCGGCGGCCTGGTCGAGCAGCCCGAGCCGGCCAAGATCACCGTCAGCCCGGCCGCGGGCGCCAAGGACGTCGGACCCGGCGGACCGATCGCGGTCAGCGTCGCCGACGGCACCCTCGAGAAGGTCACGCTCACCAACCCGGACGGCAAGCAGGTCAAGGGAGAGCTGGCCGCGGACAAGAAGTCCTGGAAGCTCGGCGAGGACCTCGGCTACGCCAAGACCTACACCTGGTCCGGCTCGGCGCTGGGCGCCGACGGCAAGAGCGTCCCGCTTTCCGGTTCCTTCACCACCGTCAAGCCGAAGAGCCAGATCAAGGCGAGCCTCAACACCGGCGACGGCCAGACCTACGGCGTCGCCATGCCCATCGCGCTGACCTTCGACGCACCGGTGAAAGACCGGGCGGCCGTGCAGAAGGCGCTGACGGTGGAGACCTCGGTCGACACCGAGGGCGCGTGGGCCTGGCTCAGCGACCGGTCGGCGCACTGGCGCCCCAAGGAGTACTGGAAGCCCGGCACGAAGGTCACCGTGAAGGCCGACACCTACGGCATCGCCTTCGGCAACGGCGCCTACGGCCGCAACGACGTGACGTCGACGTTCACCATCGGCCGGTACCAGGTCGTCCAGGGCAACACCCAGACCCACCGGATGGTCGTGAAGACCGAGGCCGGGCAGACGCACGACTTCCCCGCCAGCTTCGGCCTCGAGTCCGACCCGGGCCGGGTCACCAAGAGCGGCACGCACGTGGTGATGAGCAAGCACGCCAGCTACGGGATGACGAACCCGAAGTACAACTACGAGAACGTGGTCGTGCCGTGGGCGGTCCGCATCTCCAACAACGGCGAGTTCATCCACGGCTACGCCCCGTCGATCTGGGCCCAGGGCAAGCAGAACGTCTCGCACGGCTGCATCAACCTGGCCCCCGCCAACGCGAAGCTCTACTTCGAGACGGTTCTTCCGGGCGACCCGGTGGAGATCATCGGCAGCACCCAGCAGCTCGGCGCACAGGACGGCGACTACTACGACTGGGCCTTGTCCTGGGACAAGTGGCAGGCTCTCTCCGCCGAAGCCCCCTAACACTTTCCTCCAAGGTGGCCACCGCCGAAGCGCTCGCCGCTTCGGCGGTGGCTGTCTATGCACACCGTGTGCCAGGCCACAGAGGACGCCCGGCTTACGCTCGCGGCATGAGTCGTGCACCTGAGCCGTGGCCGCCCGTGGAGACCGACCTGCCGCAGCGGCATGAGGACGCCCCGGACCCGGGCACCGACCTCCCGCCGCACTACGCCCACTGCTTCGGCTGCGGCGACCAGGCCGAGGACGGCCTGCATCTGCGGGCCACCGTCGGCGAGGGCCACACGATCCTGTCGCAGTTCACCGTCACCGAGGCCCACCAGGGCGCCCCGGGCCTGGCCCACGGCGGCCTGCTGGCCTGCGCGTTCGACGAGGCACTGGGCACGACGGTCGGCAACCTGCTGCGGGCGCCCGCGGTCACCGCGAAGCTGGAGACGAGCTTCCTGCGGCCGGTCCCGGTGGGCACCACGCTGTTCATCGACGCCCACCTCGACGGCAGCGCGGGCCGCAAGATCTACGTCAGCGCCGACGGCCGCCTCGACGCCCCGGACGGGCCGATCGCGGTGCGCGCGCGGGCGCTGTTCGTGCTGGTCGACCTGAGCCATTTCGTCACCCACGGCCGCAAGGAAGACCTCGTCGCCGTGGCGAAGGACCCGAGCCTGCTCAGCCACCGTCCCTTCGAGATCAATCCGTAGGCTGAGGGGGTGGTATTCCTCCTCATAGCGCTGCTGGTCGTCGCGGTTCTGCACGCCTACGTGTGGAAGCGGCTGGTGCTCGACGTCGCCCGGACCCCACGGTTCCGCAAGGCGGGCACCATCGCGCTCGCGGTCCTGGCCGTGCTGCTGGTCGCGGCTCTGGTGCTGCCGCGCCGGATCGGGATCGACGCCGCCCGCTGGATCGTGTGGCCCGGGTACCTGTGGTTCGCGGTGCTGTTCTATCTGTTCGTCGTCCTGCTGGTCCTGGAGATCCCGCGGCTCGTGGCGAACCGGTGGCCGAAGGCGAAGGCCACCGACGAGAGCCGCAGGCTGTTCCTGGCCCGCGGCGCGGCGGTCGTGGCGGCGGTCGCGGCCCCGGCCACGGTCGGCGCGGGCATGGTCTCGGCCCTGAGCGCTCCCGACGTCAAGCGGTTCACGGTGCCGATCCGCAGGCTCGACCCGTCGTTCGCGGGCTTCCGGATCGCGGTGGTCAGCGACATCCACCTCGGCCCCATCCTCGGCCGCGCGCACACCGAGCGGCTGGTCCGGATGATCAACGAGACCCAGCCGGACCTGGTGGCCATGGTCGGCGACCTGGCCGACGGGACGGTCGAGGAACTGGGCCACGCGGCGGAGCCGCTGCGCGACCTGGTGTCGCGCGAGGGGACGTTCTTCGTCACCGGGAACCACGAGTACTACTCCGGCCACCAGCAGTGGATCACCGAACTGGAACGGCTCGGCCTGCACTACCTGCGCAACACCCGCACCCCGATCACGCGGGCGGGCAAGACGTTCGACCTGGCGGGCATCACCGACGTCACCGGCAAGCAGTTCGACGACGGTCCGGACGTCGTGGGCGCCCTGCGCGGCCGCGACGAGACCACCCCGGCTGTTCTGCTGGCACACCAACCGGTCCAGGTGACCGACGCGGCGCGCGCCGGGGTGGACCTGCAGCTGTCGGGCCACACCCACGGCGGGCAGCTGTACCCGTTCCACCACGTCGTCGGACTGGCTCAACCCGCCGTGTCCGGCCTGTCCAAAGTGGACGACACCTGGCTGTATGTGACCAATGGGGCGGGCTTCTGGGGTCCGCCCGTGCGGGTCGGCGCGGCACCGGACATCACGGTGCTGGAGCTGGCGAGCGCGCCGATCATCCGCTGAGGGCCGCTACCAGGGCAACCGGGACCGCAGCTCCCGCCGGGCCCGATAGAGGTGCAGGTGGACACCCGCGGGAGAGATGCGCAGTTCGCGCGCGATCTCCGAGGGACGATATCCGCGCATCGAATACGCGATCACCTGACGCTGCCGGGGCGGGTGCTCCCGCAGGCCGCTCGTGAGGTCGAGCAGTTCCTCCCGCCGCACCAGGTGGTCCAGCGGAGTCGCGGAGTCGATCCCGGCGACCGCGCAATGCTCCACCGAGCACTCGGTGACCAGCGGCCGGTAGCAGCCGTGGCGGTCATGGTCACGCCATAGCCGGGCCGCGATGCCCCGCACGAGAGAGCAGGGATGGTCGACCGTCGTCCATCTTCGGTAAATGGCCGTCATCGCGTCCTGGGCCAAGTCCGGCGCCAGGTGGCCTGCGCCGAGTCGAACCAACAGGTCGACCACTCGGGGCCATTGCTCTCGATAGAACCGGTCGAATTCGGAATCGGACGCATTCGTTTCCATCATGACCGCCGAAACACGAAACCCCTGGGTCCGCGGAAAGAGAACTGATCCCGCGGGCCCAGGGGCCACGTTTATCGCATCAACCTCAGTCGTCGATCTCGTCGCCGGTGTGCACGACACCCTTGACACAGCGATCGATGTAGGTCGGGTTGAGCGCGTTCACGGCGACGGCCACGACACCACCGGCGATGGTGTTGTTGGTGGCGCAGACCGGGATGTTGACGTTCTCGGCGACGTCGACGTTGTCGACGTTCACGACGCCGACCTGGCCGTCGTGGTGACCCGGGAAGTCGCTGGGGCCACCCCACTCGTCGTCGCAGTCCGTGCACGCGAACGCCGCGCTGCCGATCATCATGAGGCCCGCGACAGCGGACGCGACAAATCCTGCCTGCTTCAGCACTGGATCACTCCTTGATCGAGGGTTTGGATGGATCGGAAATGGTCTTCCGCCAATGCCCGGCAGCGAACCTACCGAAAGTGGGTGCCCAACTCCGCGCGAAACCACGGCGAAACAGAACAACCACCCGAATCGGCATTAATCGCGCCCCGCCATTGACGGTGAGCCACTTAATGATCAACCAGCTCACCCGTCAGAGCCGAGGCATCACCCATTCGGGACGACTAGATCCGCGAATGTCGGGATTCATTCGACATCACGGGTCGCGGGTTCCCCCGACTGGCATTTCGCGAGCCGCCGCGCACGGCGATCTGGCACCTACCGAAGACGTCGCTCGATCAGGTGAAGGTGCGGGGCCGGATGGAGTTGGCCTTGTCCACCAGCGCGTGTCGTTGTTCCGCGGTGCCCGCGAGCCGGGCCAGCGCGCGGTAGCAGCGTTCCAAGCCGAAGCGGAGTTCGCGCTCCGACAGGTCGCAGCCGAGGACCTGCCGGTTCGGCGTCGCCGGGTGCGCGCCCGGCTTGCCCGCCTTGACCCAGCCGTAGGCGGCTTCCAGCACGTCGGCGGACAGCCGCGTCCGCCGCTCGGCGTCGAGGACCAGCCGTTCCAGCCGCTTGGCGGCGTCGTGGATGTCCGGCTCGGCGACCGGGGTCTGACCGGTCGGCCGGGTCTTGACCTTGATCGCGGCGACCTGCGCGGCCACGTGGTGGCTCGAGGTGTCCGGCACCGAGTGCAGGACCTCGATCGCCCCGTTGCGCGCGGTCTGGGCGAGGTACACCCGGGCCAGGCCGAACGCGGCGCTGACGTACGAGTGGTCGGTGCGCCAGACCAGTTCGTAGTAGCGGGCGGCGGAGAAGTGGTCGCCCTCCTGCTCCGCGCTGGCGGCAAGCGCGAGCTTGGGGGCGATCTCGCCGGGCACCGCGTCGTAGACGTGCTCGAAGGACTCGCGGGCGGCCTTCGGGTGCCCGCCCGCCAGGGCGATCAGGCCCCGGTACCAGTTCGGGCGCCAGTCGGCCGGGTCCGCGACGAGCCTGCGGGCCGCGTCGAGCTCCGACGACGCCGCACGCAGATCCCCTTGCTCCATGCGGGCTTTGACCAGTCGCAGCCGCACCTCGATCGAGTCCTGCGGAGCGGCGGTCAGCGCCGCGACGAGTTCGGCGGGCTCGGTGGCGGTGATGCTGGCGAGGACGGCGGCGGCCGGGTCGTCGGTGTCGATCAGCGGCAGCGGCAGCACGGAGGCGACGTCGGCGGGGCTCGGCAGCGGCAGCGGCTCCGGGCCCTCGGACACGACCGAGCCGAACGTCCTGGTCTCCACACCGAACACAGTGGACAGACCGGGCCGCGGCCTGCCGGTGCCCAGCGCCATGACCTCGCGCAGCACGCCGGTCAGCTGGTCGGCCATCTCCTCCGCGGAGGCGAAGCGCTGCACCGGATCGGCGTGCGTCGCCCGCTTGAGGACCCGGTAGTAGCTGCTGAACAGCGCGAACAGCGGCTCGGCGTCCGGGGCGGGAAGGGTGTGCTTGTAGCGGCTCGTGTAGCCGGCGAACTCGATCGACAGGACGGCCAGGGTGCGGCCGACGGTGTAGATGTCGGAGGCCACGGTGGCGCCCTCGGTGGCCA is drawn from Actinokineospora alba and contains these coding sequences:
- a CDS encoding heavy-metal-associated domain-containing protein, translated to MSVQTVYTVTGMTCGHCASSVTEELTGIEGVTDVAVDLASGAVTVTSATTLERDAVVTAVTEAGYQVTA
- a CDS encoding cold-shock protein, whose protein sequence is MAQGTVKWFNAEKGFGFIAQDDGGADVFVHYSEIQSKGFRSLEENQRVEFEVGQGTKGPQATNVVPL
- a CDS encoding L,D-transpeptidase — protein: MGGTKLSGRRWIPATLVGAGLVAVLAMTGCTTTGAGTATSVGGGLVEQPEPAKITVSPAAGAKDVGPGGPIAVSVADGTLEKVTLTNPDGKQVKGELAADKKSWKLGEDLGYAKTYTWSGSALGADGKSVPLSGSFTTVKPKSQIKASLNTGDGQTYGVAMPIALTFDAPVKDRAAVQKALTVETSVDTEGAWAWLSDRSAHWRPKEYWKPGTKVTVKADTYGIAFGNGAYGRNDVTSTFTIGRYQVVQGNTQTHRMVVKTEAGQTHDFPASFGLESDPGRVTKSGTHVVMSKHASYGMTNPKYNYENVVVPWAVRISNNGEFIHGYAPSIWAQGKQNVSHGCINLAPANAKLYFETVLPGDPVEIIGSTQQLGAQDGDYYDWALSWDKWQALSAEAP
- a CDS encoding PaaI family thioesterase, translating into MSRAPEPWPPVETDLPQRHEDAPDPGTDLPPHYAHCFGCGDQAEDGLHLRATVGEGHTILSQFTVTEAHQGAPGLAHGGLLACAFDEALGTTVGNLLRAPAVTAKLETSFLRPVPVGTTLFIDAHLDGSAGRKIYVSADGRLDAPDGPIAVRARALFVLVDLSHFVTHGRKEDLVAVAKDPSLLSHRPFEINP
- a CDS encoding metallophosphoesterase; this translates as MVFLLIALLVVAVLHAYVWKRLVLDVARTPRFRKAGTIALAVLAVLLVAALVLPRRIGIDAARWIVWPGYLWFAVLFYLFVVLLVLEIPRLVANRWPKAKATDESRRLFLARGAAVVAAVAAPATVGAGMVSALSAPDVKRFTVPIRRLDPSFAGFRIAVVSDIHLGPILGRAHTERLVRMINETQPDLVAMVGDLADGTVEELGHAAEPLRDLVSREGTFFVTGNHEYYSGHQQWITELERLGLHYLRNTRTPITRAGKTFDLAGITDVTGKQFDDGPDVVGALRGRDETTPAVLLAHQPVQVTDAARAGVDLQLSGHTHGGQLYPFHHVVGLAQPAVSGLSKVDDTWLYVTNGAGFWGPPVRVGAAPDITVLELASAPIIR
- a CDS encoding RNA polymerase sigma factor, encoding MVRLGAGHLAPDLAQDAMTAIYRRWTTVDHPCSLVRGIAARLWRDHDRHGCYRPLVTECSVEHCAVAGIDSATPLDHLVRREELLDLTSGLREHPPRQRQVIAYSMRGYRPSEIARELRISPAGVHLHLYRARRELRSRLPW
- a CDS encoding serine/threonine-protein kinase, with translation MHTLTQSIVPPKPPEEPQQTPHPLATRTESGPITTGSSSFPGTSRRTASRASGRGRLGAGLVDVPVVPVKDPASAVLDDPSVSENKRFCNNCGAEVGRGTDGAPGPAEGECHKCGQAFNFRPRLFRGDLVGGQYEVLGSIAYGGLGWIYLAKDHNVSDRWVVLKGMIDTGDATSMASAVAERRFLAEVEHPNVVKIYNFVQHPDPNTGNLVGYIVMEYVGGQSLRQLALEHHREAGRAEPLPIGQVIAYGLEILPAIGYLHSIDMLYCDLKPDNVIQHGEQLKLIDLGAVRKTDDYESPLFFTSGYAAPELATEGATVASDIYTVGRTLAVLSIEFAGYTSRYKHTLPAPDAEPLFALFSSYYRVLKRATHADPVQRFASAEEMADQLTGVLREVMALGTGRPRPGLSTVFGVETRTFGSVVSEGPEPLPLPSPADVASVLPLPLIDTDDPAAAVLASITATEPAELVAALTAAPQDSIEVRLRLVKARMEQGDLRAASSELDAARRLVADPADWRPNWYRGLIALAGGHPKAARESFEHVYDAVPGEIAPKLALAASAEQEGDHFSAARYYELVWRTDHSYVSAAFGLARVYLAQTARNGAIEVLHSVPDTSSHHVAAQVAAIKVKTRPTGQTPVAEPDIHDAAKRLERLVLDAERRTRLSADVLEAAYGWVKAGKPGAHPATPNRQVLGCDLSERELRFGLERCYRALARLAGTAEQRHALVDKANSIRPRTFT